The stretch of DNA CAGCACGTCCTGCCTCTTGATAGTAACTCTCCATATTTTTCGGAAGTTGAAAATGGAGCACATAGCGGATGTTGGATTTGTCGATACCCATACCGAAAGCAGATGTAGCTACCATAACGGAGGCTTCATCTTTTAAAAAGCGGTCCTGCTCGCGTATGCGCTCAGCATCCCCCATTCCTGCATGATATCGGGCAACATTAATATTTTCCTTCTTTAGTCTTTCGTAAAGTTGGTCAACGTTCTTGCGAGTGGCAGCATAAATAATCCCTGCTTCTTTTTCATTCTTTTTTAAATAATCCTTTAGGTACGGCAGCCTGTCTTGACCTTTAATCACTGCAAATGAAAGATTTTCCCGTTCAAAACCGGTAATAATTGAATTCTCTTCATCGATGTCCAGTGTTTCGCAAATATCTTCACGAACCTTTGGTGTTGCCGTTGCAGTAAGCGCCAATACATTTGGTCTTTGTGGAAGACTGAAGACCATTTGCTGGATATGGCGGTAGCTAGGGCGAAAATCATGACCCCATTGTGAAATACAATGTGCCTCATCTACTGCAACCAATGGAATGTCCATTTGTTTCAAGTCCTCGATAAATTCACGTGATTCTAACCTCTCGGGGGCTATGTATAGGAGTTTATACTTTCCTTGCTTTGCTTCCCTGATCCGTTCATATGCTTCATTGTAACTAAGTGAGCTATTGATAAAAGTTGCAGGAATTCCTACCTGTACGAGGGTATCAACTTGATCCTTCATAAGTGAGATTAACGGGGATATTACAATCGTGGTACCTGGTAGAACAAGTGCAGGAATTTGATAACAAATGGATTTTCCTCCGCCAGTAGGCATAACACAAATCGTATTTTCTCCAGCTAGTACGGATTGTATGGCGCGCTCCTGTCCATTACGGAAGGATGAGTAACCAAAATGAGTTTCCAATAATCGTTGAGCCTTTTCAAACAACAAATACATCTCCCCCTTCTAGTAGATAATCTTTTATTATTATACCTTAGATTTTTGATTGTGTGGATTCGCTGGGGAGGAAAAGTTTCATAGAGTAGATTTTGGTATCTGAGAGTATTTGGGGGTTATCCGAGAGTAAGTTTCCGCTATCCGAGAGTATTTTCGGGTATGCGAGAGTAAGTTACGCTTATCCGAGAGTATTTTCGGGTATGCGAGAGTAAGTTACGCTTATCCGAGAGTATTTTCGCTATGCGAGAGTATTCTCCGCCATCCGCCAGTATTTACAAAGAAAAGGTCGCTGAGATGCGCTCAGTGACCTTTTCTACTCATCATCCCTGTGTAAACAATTCTTCTAACTGTTTCCGCAGTACGAATTTTTGAATTTTCCCACTTGCATTCCGCGGCAATGCTTCACAGAATACATATTTGCGCGGGCGTTTATAATTCGCTAGACTATCACTGTTTTTACAATAGTCTTCAAGTTCTTGCTCAGTCAACTGAGGATCTTTTTTCACCACGAATGCTGTTACAGTCTCTCCCCAGCGGTCATCAGGCTGCCCAACTATTGCAACATCTAAGACACCATCATGGGCATGTAAAACATCCTCGACTTCACGTGGGTAAATATTCTCTCCGCCGCTGATAATCATATCGTCTACTCTATCATTTACAAATAGAAAGCCCTCTTCATCTAGGTAACCGATATCACCTGAATGATACCATCCTTTATACATCGATTTTTCCGTCGCTTCTTCCCTATTAAAATAGCCAATCATCATGCATGGTCCTTTTACAATTATCTCACCTGTTTCCCCTACAGGAACGACATCATTTGGATCTGATGGTCCATCCTCTCTAGTACGGACCACTCGAATATCGTGATTATAAGCAGCTTGCCCCGCTGATCCTGCTTTTCTAAGTTGATCCCTTTCGGATAAGAAGGTAATTGCTGGGCCCATTTCCGTCATCCCATAGGCTTGAACCAACCCGATACCAAATCGATCATGCAAAGCATGAACTAGGGATGGTGCCATTGGTGCTGCACCATATAAACCAAGCTTCAGGCTTTCCGTATTATACTGGCTTAAATCCTCTTGCAGCAGCATATTCCACATAGTAGGAGCAGCAAAAAATTTAGTTATTTTTTCTTGTCCTATTAATTGAAGGATCACTTTTGGATTAAATTGGTGAAGAATGACGTTTCGAGCACCAGCCTGAATCCTTGGCAGAAAAGCACAATGGAGCTCAGCACAATGAAACATAGGTGCGGTAACTAGACCAACATCTTCAGCATCTAGCTTTTGGGCAGCAATACATAGCATACTTTGATCTACCATATTTCGGTGACTATGCATAACCCCTTTTGGCCTTCCGGTCGTTCCACTTGTATAAATAAACGCATAAATATCATTTTCATTTACATCTGCCTGTATCTCTTCAATCGAAGAGTTAGCAAGTTTTTCATGATAACTTGCTGCATAGGCTGGCGTTTCTTCATCAATAAACCAAAAGGCCATAGAATCAAACCGATTTTCAATAGCAGCAATGACAGGCTCCAATGCCTTTTCAAAAAGAACTACTTTAGGAGTTGCATCAGAAAGGATAAAAGCCACTTCTTCCGGCATTAAGCGGAAATTAATTGGATTGAAGATGGCACCAATTTTTGCACAGGCAAAGAAAGCCGTTCCTAATTCCTCTGTATTAAACATGAAGGTGGACACTCGGTCGCCCTTTTTGACACCTTCCTCTTCCAACGCATTTGCAAGTCGAGTTACCTGCTCATTCCACTCTTTGTACGTATAGCGAACATTTTTCCTAACATCATAAATAGCTTCTTTGTTTGGATATCTTTTTACCGTTAATTCAAAAATCTTTCCAATAGTGGTTGTCATTGATTCTCCCCCAATTATAATCCTAGATTTTTGGCAATAATCGTTTTCATAATTTCATTTGTACCTGCGTAAATGCTTGAAACCTGGATATCTCGGAATCTTCTCGCAATCTCGTATTCTTCCATATATCCATAGCCGCCATGAAGCTGCAGGCATTCACCCGCAATTTTCTTTGCCGAATCCGTCAGCCTCCATTTCGCCATTGAAACCTTCGTTACCACATTTTGACCATCCATGTGTTCAGCTATTAATTGATCTAAAAATGCTCTCCCCATCTCAACCTCGGTAGCCATTTCAGCTATTTTAAACTGGGTATTTTGGAATTGGCTGACAGGCTTTCCGAAGGCTTCACGACTTTTCACATAGTCAATCGTCCCCTGAAGCATAACTTCTGCTGCAATTTGTGCCGCAATCGCAACTACAAGCCTTTCCTGCTGGAGTTTATCCATCATATACAGGAAGCCTTTACCTTCTTCACCAAGCAGATTCTCCTTAGGAACTCTGCAATCTTCGAAGATTAACTCAGCTGTATCCTGACAATGAAGCCCCACTTTGTTTAGTTTTCTTCCTCTTGAAAAGCCAGGAGTATCCCGTTCAACTAGCAGCAGGCTCACCCCTTTATGCTTTGGTACCGCATTTGGATCTGTTTTACAGGCCACGAGGATTAAATCAGATTGAATTCCATTTGTGATAAAGGTTTTTTGTCCATTCAAAATATAATGATCACCATCAAGTTTTGCTGTAGTTTTAATATTAGCAAGGTCAGAACCTGTACCAGGCTCAGTCATGGCGATTGCTGTAATAAGGTCTCCTGTGACACAGCGTGGGAGCCATCGCTGTTTCTGCTCCTCTGAGCCGAAAGAATTGATATAAGGGACCACGATATCATTATGCAAACCCATACCCACTAGACCAGAACCAACTCTCTCTAACTCTTCATTAATTACAACAGAGAATCCCCAGTCAACACCACTGCCGCCATATTTCTCATCTAAATCCGGACAAAGGAAGCCCTGTTCTCCCATTTTTCTCCACAAGGAGCGAGGAATCATTCTCTCCTCTTCCCATTGTTCATAAAAAGGGACAGCCTCTTTCTCTAAAAATTTCCTTATAGACTTACGAAAAATTTTATGGTCCTCAGTTAAATATGGATGTTTCATAATTAACGCCTCACCTTCTACACGTTGACTTGATTTAATTTTTGCCGAAGTTGATATTTTAATATTTTCCCAGAAGCATTTCGTGGCAGTTGTTCTTCAATAAAAATACGCCTCGGAACCTTATAGCCAGCCAATTTCTGACGGCAAAAGCTTTTCAACTCTTCTTCATCAATGACAGCACCATCTTTTAGAACAATGATGGCACAAACTGCCTCACCCCATGTTTCATCAGGAAGGCCAATAATGGCGGCGTCTAATACGGATGGATGTTCAAAAAGAACCCCTTCCACTTCAACGGAATAAACATTTTCACCACCCGTGATAATCATGTCCTTTTTTCGATCAACGAGAGTAATATAGCCTTCTTCATCAATCGTTGCTAAATCACCTGTGTAGAGCCAGCCATTTTTTATAGTACTTTTCGTTTCTTCTGGCTTTTTATAATACTCCTTCATAACCATAGGGCTTTTAAGAATGAATTCTCCAACCACACCTGGTTTAACGTCATTTCCCTGTTCGTCGACGACACGTGTTTCTGTTAGAAAAATAGGTTTCCCGCCCTTGCCAAGGTGTTGTTTATGCCCCTCTGGATCTAGAAGAATTCCACCAGGTCCCCCTTCGGTCAATCCGCAAAGATTATAGAATTGATCTGTTTTAAATAACTCGATACTCTTTTTTACTAACTCAGGTGCCATTGGAGCTGCGCCATATCCACATCTTCGGATCGAAGATAAATCGTATTCTGCTGCATTTGGAACTTGTAGGATGAAATTAAACATGGCTGGAACACCAAAGAAATGAGTAATTTTATGTTCTTGAATAGTTTGAAGTGTTTTGACTGGATGGAAATCACGATGAATGATGTGAGTCGCACCTAATGCAACGCCTGAAATTAAGAAAAGATTTAGTTGTGCAGAGTGGAAAAGTGGTGCTACATGTAGGATACGCTCATGTGGACGCAAGCCCATATTGATGGTAACGGAAATACCTACATTAAAAATCCGCTTATGATCAAACAATGCCCCTTTCGGTCGACCTGTTGTTCCTGAAGTGTATAAGATCTCCAAATCATCATCATCAGAAACTTCTATTTCAGGTTCACTGTCAACAGCAGATAAAGCGCTTTCATAAGAGTGGTAACCTAATGTACTTGGCTCTCCGATAGTTATTACTGTCCGAACAGCACAATCTTCTTTAGCAGCTGTGAGAATCTCTTCAAATTCTAGATCACAAACAACTAGCTTTGCTTCAGATTGTTGTAATATGTAGTGAACTTCTGAGGAGGTCAAACGAAAATTAATAGGAACGGCAACGCCACCAATTTTCGAAACTGCAAAAAAGGTAAATACAAAATGATCCGAGTTTTTCATCATCAATGCAATTTTATCGCCCTTGTTTATCCCCAGTTTAAGAAGACCATGGGCAAGCCGATTTACTTCCTCATTGAATTGACGGTAAGTATAACTGCGTCCTTCGCATTCAATAGCTAAAACTTCCGGGAACTTCCTAGCATTTTGAGATAAAAGACTACCGATATTCATTTTTGTTCTTCCTCCTTTTAAATAAAAAAATCACCCCAACCTATTGTAACAAAAGCGTAGAATATTTTGAATATTTTTACAAAAAATATTTTACTTTCCTATTTACTATATTCATATTGTCATAGGTCTTTTTGCACAATTTGTAGAATTATATATATTGAATATTCGAAAATTAGAGGATTATAATAGAATTTGGCAATAGAAAATTTATCGATTGGAGGAAATAAAATGAAGTTTAAAAGATTATCAGTTTTACTAACACTAATGTTAGCCTTTAGTACCTTCTTTACCTCATTTGCCTTTGCAGAAGAAAATACGGACAAGCCTAGCCTTGTTGCATTAGGTGATTCAATAACTTATGGTTGGAACCTGGATGATACGAATGGGAATACACAACCATCATCAAAGGCATTTCCAAACTTAATCCTTGAACCTGGATTTTTCAATGTAACCAATATCAGTGGTGGAGGTTGGACTTCATCACATATTTTAGGCCAAGTTCATAATCCTGCTAATGAAGCTGCTATTCAAAACGCAGATGTTTTTACACTGGACATTGGCAGCAATGATCTAATGGGTGCTGTTGGCCTATCTGAAATCATTAAAAATGGAACACCTGTAGATCCTGCAACTCTACTTCCAAAAGTACAGGCTGCTTCCCAACAATTAAGTGTAAATTTACTACAGATCTTCTCAAAAATTAGAAGCCTTAATGCAGAGGCACCGATTATTCTTTATAATATTTATAATCCATTTGGTGCAAGTGAAGTTCCATTTAATGCTTTCCTACATAATATTGGCGAGCAAATTGTAACAAATGTTAACACAATGGTTATTAACCCTTTTGCTAATACTCCTGGTACTTTTGTGGTAGACGCAAAAACAGCATTTGACACAAAGCAATCAGACTATGTAATTCCTGGAGATATCCACCCTAATGTTACTGGTCAAACCGTTCTAGCAGGATTAGCAACTAATGTTTTACTTTCACTATTACCAGAAGAACTTACTGTGGAAGTAACAGTACCAACGGAAGAAACAACTGGACCTGTAACGATCGAGGTACTAACGAACGCTGAAGAAGTCCTTTCAATGATGTGGTTAGAAGGCGAACAAACTATTGACAGCTTCTATGATGTAGAAGGAAATGAACTAGGTACAAAAATCATTGATAACAAATTTGAAGTTACCAAAAATGGCACATATACTGTTTATGTATTAGATGTATATGGTCAGGAAATTGTACAAACTTTTACGATTGACAATATTAAGGCAGAAACACCGCCAGTTGAAAATCCAACACCAACACCTACACCAGCACCAACACCAACGCCTACACCAGTAACGAATACACCTGCACCGACAACAACTGGAACAGGATATCCTATTCCAAATACAGCATCTCCTGCATACAACTATATGGCAATTGGAGCAATCATCCTTTTAGGAGGATTAGTTACCTTGAAAGTGCAAAGAAGACGCAAACAAGACATTTAAGCGATAAAAAGGTCAGTACCCTCTTCCATTAGAGGATCTGACCTTTCTTTTTTACATATTGTTATCCTTTTTCAGTGAATTTCGGTATTATGTAGTTAAGTAAACAATGTCCGTCTGGGAGAAATGGAGAATGTGATTATACTAGTTAATTTTTTTAAGGATATTAGTAGAGGAGCAGCAATATGCAACATGTCATAATAGAAAAGACAAGGAAAAAACGTAAGGCAATGCTATTTTTAAAAATAATCTTTTTTGCCCTTCTCATTTTCCTGTTAGTTGTTAATCTATTTCCAGTCAAACAAATCCAGCAAAAAGGCTTTTTTACTCATGATCGTCCATTGGTCATTGCCCATCAAGGCGGTGAATTGTTAGCCCCTTCCAATACGATGACAGCCTTTGCGAATGCAGCTGAAATGGGGGTAGATGTCCTCGAAACAGATATACATATCACAAAGGATGGTCACTTAGTTACGATCCATGATCCAAGTGTTGACCGAACAACCAATGGAAAGGGAAAAGTGGCAGACCTTACTTTAGCAGAAATTCAAGAACTTGACGCAGGTTATCATTTTAAAGATTTAGAGGGTAAGTACAGTTTTCGTGGCAAGGGTGTCTATATCCCAACAGTGGATGAGTTGTTTCAAACATTTGAAGACTTGAAAATTGAAATAGAAATTAAAGATGATAATCCTCCTGAAAAAATAGATGAGATTGCCTCAAAGTTATGGGACCTGATAGAAAAATATCAAATGGAAGAAAAGATTCTAATTAGTTCCTTTGACCAAGAAATTCTCAAAACATTTGATAAGTACGCAAATGGTACTGTTGCTGTTACAGCTGGAAGGCAAGAGGTTAAGGACTTTGTCGTTTTTCATAAATTCTATTTACGAAATCTTTATGTACCAACAGTGGATGCATTTCAAATTCCGGTTGAAGACAGCGGTTTTGATTTAACCGATCAAAAATTGATTGATGGAGCGCACCGACTGGGAATGGAGGTCCATTACTGGACCATTGATGATCCTAGTACAATGGAAAAACTTATTGATGCAGGTGCTGATGGTATATTGACGAACCGACCAGATTTATTGCTAGAACTACTGGATGAAAAAGGTATGTAATGATTGGGCTGCTTTCTTTAAACGGGCAGCCCTTTTCTTATGGAACAAAATTGGCTTTGTTTTATAGGAATATCATGATATAATTCGCCGAATACACAGAAAATTTTAAGGGGTAAATGGAATGGATTTTACTAATTTTAGTATTTTAGCTATCATTTTAGCAGTTGTCTCAAACATGGTAATTGGAGCGCTCTGGTATTCTCCTATTCTTTTTTCAAGCATATGGGTGAAGGCACTAGGAAAGAAAATGGAAGATATTGATCCCAAAGGGGCATATGTGGGGTATGGACTAACTACACTAGGCGGGATTTTTACTGCGGTAGTACTTTCTTTATTTATTCAATTGTTAGATACTGTTACCATCCTAGATGGAGCATTATTTGGATTTCTAATTGGACTTATCGCTGCTTTTAGAGAATTATCTCCTACTTTTTTTGAAAGCCGCAATTATACTTTATTCTTCATTAGTGCAGGCTATCATGTTGTTGCCTTAACCATCATGGGTATTATTATCGCTGCATTTGTCTAATAATTAGGGGTGCCTCAAGATGAGGCACCCCTAATTATTAATAAATCGTTTGTACACCCTTGCCTGCTACTGTTGTCCATTCGAATTGACGAAGCCTTACTTCGAATAGCGTTAATGGGTCGCGGAACATTTCTGGGTTCGTATTCATTTTTTTCAAAATAGCTTGATTCGTTGTTATTTGTGATAGAGATTCCTCAATTGCTACATTTAGGATACTGATTGGCTGTCTAAAGAACATCGTAATGTCACGTTCTAATGACTTTTCAAAAAGCTCAAACTGTTGAAAGAAACGTTCAATCACAATCTCAGTTGGTTCAGAGTAGTGATCACTTTTTACAAATGCTTTGTATTTGTTATATAGCATGGCTTTATTTTGAGTTAGTGCTCCAAATAGTTTTCCTGCACTTTTTAATAAGAATTGTGATGGAGTGTTCCGAAGTAAAATATTTACCTTTTCTAATAGGAACCTGCTCGTCATTCTATCTGTGTCCCTTAGCCAATCATCAAGTACTTTAAAATCGCATTCGACCTTAATTCTTTCTTCCCCATATAGGCTATTTAAGCCCTCGGCCATCTCATTCAAAAATCCCTGTCCTTGCTCAAATTCCTCTTTACTGCTGCTAATCCATTCTTGAAGGGACGCATAATACTTAGGCATTAATTCTCGCTCCAAGTATACCTGAACTTTCTCATTCATCACATCATTTAGTTCCAGATGAATCGTGCTAAAATTACTATCTTCCTTAATGAGTTCGGAACATTCCTGAAGCATTTTTGGCACAGCAAGGGAAATCTCATTTTGAAAAGATTCCTTAATGGTTCGGTAGGACCTCGTGATCGCTTTAATCTTTTGCGACTGGGCATCCTTTAATTGGTTAAGAGCACCATTTAACTTCATCACCGCTTCTTCGTTCCAACGCACAGACTCAATTAATTGATTCTCCACATCAATTCTCTTTTGCAACAACCTAGATATGGTGGTTCGAATGAAGTGCAAAAGTTTTGCCAAGCGCTTATCTGCTATGTTTCTTGTATCTTTTATCGATTGGATAAAATCCTTTAATTCTACTAATTGCTGTCCCCTTTCATATTGAGAGGAAAAGGCAAATATTTGTGCTTCAGGTAAATAAGATTGTATCTTTGTCCTTGTTTCTTCGTAAATTCTTATAGCTTCCTGCTCATTAACAATCGTATCCATCTTATTTAGAAGAAAATGGACTGGAATATCGGGAGCAAGTTCATTAATTTGTGAAAGGATCGCCTTCTCTTTCTCCGCAAACGGGGCATTGGCATCAAAGACAAAAAGTAAGGTATCAGCCAGTTGTAGATACTGCAGAACTTCATACCGGTCTTGGTGGCTGCCTTTTAAACCCGGTGTTTCGATTAGGGCTAATTTCTGCTCATATAAAAAAGGAAAAGGCTGCTGAAATTCGATAATCGATTCAAGTGCATTCCTGCGTCGATCCATTCTCTCTTGGAATTGTGTAAAATCAGCGAGCGGAATCGTTTCTTGTTCAGTTATTTCATAAATATTTAGATCCTCAGAGTCCTTAAACATCACAAGTGATGAGGTTGGGCTATCCTGTATCTCTTCACCTAGAATTGAATTTATGAAAGCAGACTTCCCGCTGCCGCTTAACCCGGTAATTAATAAGTGATGGGTATCAAAATCATTCAAATGCTCAACCATCCATTTTAAGCGGTTATTTTCGCCCATATCATTCGTTTTTGCCCAACTTACGATTGCATCAAATAGATGTATACATTCTTCTAATTCATCACTATGACATTCTGATTCGCTAATAAGATTTTCGGCCTCATTGACAATTGACATACTAATACTTGTTGGAAACAGTTCATTCCATGATAAAACTGCCGCTGACACGATGACTGCATGCTTCGGAGCAGATAGGCGCAGCCAATTCGTTAGAAGATCAGGTACTACTTCTTCCAGCGTTTTAATGAAGTAGTCGCCATTTATTAATCCAAAGTATGTTTGATAATGCAGGTCTGAAAGATATTGAAAATTACTGGTTCGATTAATGTCTACATTGAACAGTAGATGATTTACTTCTTTCAGCCAGATAAAATAGGACTCTTCATTCTTGTAACTGTCCCAAAGGGAAGTTGTAAGTTCTTCAAACATTTTCTGGTCTATACTATACAATTCAAATAGGGCTTGCATGAAATAATTTGGAAGTAAGCCTTTGGTAAAACCTTTCTTTACATAAGAATTCAATGTCTCGAACCAATCTAATGAACATGTTCGTTTTGCTTCATTCAGCGCCAATTCAATAGCATTATCCCAATCCTGTTGGTCCTCAAAATAAGTACGGCCAATGGCAGTCACATTTGGATAATCGGGATTTGAATCAATCGTTCTTTTGATTATCTCAACAGCTTCCTCACGCTTCCCTCGATCAATATAGAGGGAAAATAGCTGAAGAGCCACTTCTGTCTTTAATGTAAGATTATTGGTCTCAATCGAAAGATAAAGATCTTCTGCGTTTGAAAGCAAACCCGTTTCATAGTAGGCATCCGCAATATTTTTCCTTGCCCATAGTTCAAATTCACCAACAATGCTTTCCCATTTGAAAATGGCTGCTTCAAAATCTCGATTGTGAAAATAGATTTCACCTTGTGCAAATCGTATTGATGTTAAATCGGGCAAATCTTTCTGTAATTCTTCCTGATACGCATCACCTAACACACGTATGGGCTGAGCATTTTCATGTTCATTTATATACATTTGATAATATGATTTTTTTATTAATTGACTTTCCACTGTCATGTCTTAAACCCCCTAGTACCACCGCTTCTATGCATCTATATGGAAAAGAGGCAGAATTATTCCTCTATATAATTCGTACTATGTACGCATTTTTAGTCCCAATTATATCGATTCTACCAAACGATTTTTTAATTCAGGTTTCAGTTATATTTCAATTTGGATACAATGCCTCTTTTAAGTTACTACATTTTATATTAATTCAAAGTATAATGAAATGAATCGACCAAAAGGAGCATTCACTTTGAAAAAAAACGAAGCTGTTTATTTGGCAGATTTGATCAAAGGGTCAAGACCTGCCAATTATGATATAAAAAAATTAGAAACAGTTAATGGTACATTGTCCAAATTTCATCAATGGACAAATGGAAAACAAACCACGGCAGCCTTTGAGGTTACACGTATAGATAGTGAGACAACCTACTATTTCCTATTCATCGATTGGCACCGAAATGACAACTATTATTTAGTCATTTACCTGCAGAATAAATCTACCACAGCAGCGGAACTGAGGGTCATCGAAGAAATTGATGGAATCCCGCATATCGTGTGGTTGTACAATCCTTTAAAACGTGACGGGAAAAATGATCAAAGGAAGGCCTATTTTAAGCACATGTTTGGCTCGAGACAGGTACAAATCAAAATACCTGCCACTTCTTTAGAAGTAGGTGAGTTCTTTGACGGATTATTTAGACTCTGCCAAAATCGTATAAAAGCAGATAAGATTGTTGACGTTTTTGATTTTGAAAAATAGATAGTAAAAAACAGGTTGGCTATTTAGCCTCCCTGCTTTTATAAAACCTTACTCAAAAAGGCTTTGGTTCGATCTCCCTTTGGATGATCAAATAATTCAATTGGAGTATTTTCTTCGACGATAAGCCCGCCATCCATAAAGATTACCCGGTCGCCTACTTCCTTCGCAAAGCCCATTTCATGGGTTACCACAACCATCGTCATGCCTTCTTTGGCCAGCTGCTTCATTACCTCAAGTACCTCTCCAACCATTTCAGGATCAAGGGCTGAGGTTGGTTCGTCAAACAGCATGATTTTCGGCTCCATCGCAAGCGCCCTGGCAATCGCAACACGCTGTTTTTGACCGCCGGACAAGGAATCAGGATACGCTTCTGCTTTATCCTCTAACCCTACTTTTCTTAAAAGCTCTAAACCTTTTTTTCTAGCTTCATCAAGCGAAGTCTTTCTGACTTTCATTGGGGCTAGCATGATATTTTCAATAACCTTTTTATGAGAAAAAAGATTAAACTGCTGAAAAACCATTCCCACTTCCGTACGTATTTTATTAATATCTGACTTTTTGTCGGTAATATCAATTCCTTCAATATAGACATGACCATCTGTAATACTTTCTAGGAGATTAATACACCGGAGGAACGTGGATTTACCTGAACCAGAAGGACCAATTACAACTACAACCTCTTGAGGTTTAACGGTTACATTAATATCTCTAAGTACAACATTCTTTCCAAAAGACTTTTTTAAATTTTTCACTTCGATCATTCGGTTGCCAACCTCCTTTCAAGACGGCTTAATAAGAAGCTTAATGAAAGCGTTAATAGCAGGTAAATAAGTGCTGCCGTGATATACGGTTCCCATACACGGAAGTATTGCCCCTGCATCGCTTGTCCCCAATACATGAGTTCTGGTGCTGCTACGATCGAAGCAAGCGAAGATTCTTTTATTAAGACAATAAATTCATTCCCTAGTGGTGGAATCATTCGTTTAAACGCTTGCGGAAGGATCACATGACGCATTGCTTGAAC from Neobacillus sp. CF12 encodes:
- a CDS encoding dynamin family protein → MTVESQLIKKSYYQMYINEHENAQPIRVLGDAYQEELQKDLPDLTSIRFAQGEIYFHNRDFEAAIFKWESIVGEFELWARKNIADAYYETGLLSNAEDLYLSIETNNLTLKTEVALQLFSLYIDRGKREEAVEIIKRTIDSNPDYPNVTAIGRTYFEDQQDWDNAIELALNEAKRTCSLDWFETLNSYVKKGFTKGLLPNYFMQALFELYSIDQKMFEELTTSLWDSYKNEESYFIWLKEVNHLLFNVDINRTSNFQYLSDLHYQTYFGLINGDYFIKTLEEVVPDLLTNWLRLSAPKHAVIVSAAVLSWNELFPTSISMSIVNEAENLISESECHSDELEECIHLFDAIVSWAKTNDMGENNRLKWMVEHLNDFDTHHLLITGLSGSGKSAFINSILGEEIQDSPTSSLVMFKDSEDLNIYEITEQETIPLADFTQFQERMDRRRNALESIIEFQQPFPFLYEQKLALIETPGLKGSHQDRYEVLQYLQLADTLLFVFDANAPFAEKEKAILSQINELAPDIPVHFLLNKMDTIVNEQEAIRIYEETRTKIQSYLPEAQIFAFSSQYERGQQLVELKDFIQSIKDTRNIADKRLAKLLHFIRTTISRLLQKRIDVENQLIESVRWNEEAVMKLNGALNQLKDAQSQKIKAITRSYRTIKESFQNEISLAVPKMLQECSELIKEDSNFSTIHLELNDVMNEKVQVYLERELMPKYYASLQEWISSSKEEFEQGQGFLNEMAEGLNSLYGEERIKVECDFKVLDDWLRDTDRMTSRFLLEKVNILLRNTPSQFLLKSAGKLFGALTQNKAMLYNKYKAFVKSDHYSEPTEIVIERFFQQFELFEKSLERDITMFFRQPISILNVAIEESLSQITTNQAILKKMNTNPEMFRDPLTLFEVRLRQFEWTTVAGKGVQTIY
- a CDS encoding amino acid ABC transporter ATP-binding protein produces the protein MIEVKNLKKSFGKNVVLRDINVTVKPQEVVVVIGPSGSGKSTFLRCINLLESITDGHVYIEGIDITDKKSDINKIRTEVGMVFQQFNLFSHKKVIENIMLAPMKVRKTSLDEARKKGLELLRKVGLEDKAEAYPDSLSGGQKQRVAIARALAMEPKIMLFDEPTSALDPEMVGEVLEVMKQLAKEGMTMVVVTHEMGFAKEVGDRVIFMDGGLIVEENTPIELFDHPKGDRTKAFLSKVL